One segment of Ureibacillus thermophilus DNA contains the following:
- a CDS encoding SDR family oxidoreductase, with product MKVLVIGANGKVGQQVVSMLHAHERHTVRAMVRKQEQLEAFQKKGIEAVLADLEGTVDEIAEAAKGCDAIVFSAGSGGHTGADKTLLVDLDGAVKAMEAAEKVGIKRFVMVSSFQAHNRENWPENLKPYYVAKHYADRMLMNSGLNYTIIRPGYLLNEKGTGLVTVAEKLNVGSIPREDVARTIVQSLDEPNTYKKAFDLMSGDTEIAEALKSL from the coding sequence ATGAAAGTTTTGGTCATTGGTGCCAACGGAAAAGTAGGCCAACAAGTGGTGAGCATGCTTCATGCGCATGAACGGCACACCGTTCGTGCAATGGTTCGAAAACAAGAGCAATTGGAGGCTTTTCAGAAAAAAGGAATTGAAGCGGTGCTCGCTGATCTTGAAGGCACTGTCGATGAAATTGCCGAAGCAGCCAAAGGCTGTGACGCGATTGTATTCTCTGCCGGTTCAGGTGGACACACAGGAGCGGATAAGACATTGCTTGTCGATTTAGACGGTGCCGTAAAAGCGATGGAAGCTGCAGAAAAAGTCGGAATTAAACGATTTGTCATGGTGAGCTCATTCCAGGCCCACAACCGTGAGAACTGGCCAGAAAACCTCAAACCTTATTATGTCGCTAAACATTATGCTGACCGTATGTTAATGAATAGTGGTTTAAATTATACGATTATTCGTCCTGGATATCTTCTTAATGAAAAAGGAACAGGGTTGGTTACTGTAGCAGAAAAATTAAATGTCGGGAGCATTCCACGTGAAGATGTAGCAAGAACAATCGTTCAATCTCTTGATGAACCAAATACGTATAAAAAAGCATTCGATTTAATGTCAGGGGATACAGAGATTGCGGAAGCATTGAAATCACTGTAA
- a CDS encoding asparaginase, which produces MKKKVVLISTGGTIASGVNPETGLLTSGMMTGEDLAKQCELPTYIELNVETLFHLPSNEMTFDHLIQLKEKIEKVFENQEVAGVVVTHGTDTLEETTYFLDLTIGDERPVVVTGAQRSPATIGTDAFSNLRQAIILAASDEARNLGAVVLFNEKILPARYVKKNHASNVDGFNAPGFGHLGYVDEEEVILYGKAVKRETYELKSELPYVEIIKCSLGSDGRLIKYAVETGAKGIVLEAFGRGQVHPAVAEQVQYAIEKGVIVVVTTSTAEGNVKVVYDTPGTAYDLQKKGAILGRDYDSKKARMKLAVMLAAGVGDVRGKFR; this is translated from the coding sequence ATGAAAAAGAAAGTGGTTTTGATCAGTACGGGCGGCACGATTGCTAGCGGCGTGAATCCGGAAACGGGGCTCCTCACATCCGGCATGATGACGGGGGAAGATTTGGCCAAACAATGCGAATTGCCAACTTATATTGAATTAAATGTAGAAACCCTTTTTCATTTGCCAAGCAATGAAATGACCTTTGATCATTTAATTCAGTTAAAAGAAAAAATTGAGAAGGTGTTTGAGAATCAAGAAGTGGCAGGAGTGGTCGTGACCCACGGAACGGATACGCTGGAGGAAACGACGTATTTTCTGGATTTGACGATTGGAGACGAGCGGCCGGTTGTGGTCACAGGCGCCCAACGAAGCCCGGCCACGATCGGAACGGATGCCTTTTCCAACTTGCGCCAAGCCATCATTTTGGCTGCAAGTGATGAAGCGAGAAACTTGGGCGCGGTTGTGTTGTTCAACGAAAAGATTTTGCCTGCCCGCTATGTGAAGAAAAATCACGCCTCCAACGTGGACGGCTTCAACGCGCCGGGGTTCGGCCATTTGGGGTATGTGGATGAGGAAGAAGTCATCCTTTACGGGAAAGCGGTGAAAAGGGAAACTTATGAGCTGAAGTCCGAATTGCCTTATGTGGAAATCATCAAATGTTCATTGGGCTCCGATGGCCGCTTGATTAAGTATGCGGTGGAGACGGGAGCAAAAGGCATTGTCCTTGAAGCGTTCGGCCGAGGCCAAGTCCACCCGGCCGTTGCAGAACAAGTGCAATATGCCATTGAAAAAGGCGTCATCGTGGTGGTGACAACAAGCACGGCGGAAGGAAACGTCAAAGTGGTGTACGACACCCCAGGCACTGCCTACGACTTGCAAAAGAAAGGCGCCATCCTCGGCCGCGACTACGACAGCAAAAAAGCCCGCATGAAGCTGGCGGTGATGTTGGCTGCAGGGGTGGGGGATGTGAGGGGAAAATTTAGATAA
- the mnmA gene encoding tRNA 2-thiouridine(34) synthase MnmA codes for MKKKRVVVGMSGGVDSSVAAYLLKQEGYDVIGVFMKNWDDTNDDGVCTATEDYEDVKRVANQLGIPYYSVNFEKEYWDRVFTYFIDELKRGRTPNPDVLCNTEIKFKAFVDYALSLDADYIATGHYARISRENGQIALLRGKDPNKDQTYFLSQLTAEHLSKVLFPIGELTKDEVRKIAQELNLVTASKKDSTGICFIGERNFKSFLKNYLPAQPGEIRSLDGEVLGTHDGLMYYTIGQRKGLGIGGKGTGEPWYVVDKDLENNVLLVAQGKNHPALFSTGLIASNISFINGDVRPRTFACTAKFRYRQEDQKVTVHIRPNGTAFVEFEKPVKAVTPGQVAVFYDNDVCLGSAIIDEVIKMDASTATAAS; via the coding sequence TTGAAGAAAAAACGGGTTGTCGTTGGAATGTCGGGTGGGGTTGATTCCTCTGTGGCAGCCTACCTTTTAAAACAAGAGGGGTATGACGTCATCGGTGTATTTATGAAAAATTGGGATGACACCAATGACGATGGTGTATGTACAGCAACGGAAGATTACGAAGATGTTAAGAGAGTTGCCAATCAACTCGGGATTCCTTATTACAGTGTGAACTTCGAAAAAGAATATTGGGATCGTGTGTTTACGTACTTTATAGATGAGTTGAAACGGGGACGAACACCAAATCCAGATGTTTTATGCAATACAGAAATTAAGTTTAAAGCATTTGTTGACTACGCTCTTTCACTAGATGCTGATTATATCGCGACAGGCCATTACGCAAGAATCAGCAGAGAAAATGGCCAAATCGCCTTATTGCGTGGAAAAGATCCCAATAAAGATCAAACGTATTTTCTTAGCCAATTAACAGCAGAGCATTTGTCAAAAGTCCTGTTTCCTATTGGAGAATTAACGAAAGATGAAGTACGAAAAATCGCTCAAGAATTGAACCTTGTTACCGCCAGTAAAAAAGATAGTACAGGAATCTGTTTTATTGGGGAACGAAATTTCAAAAGCTTTTTAAAGAATTATTTACCGGCACAGCCCGGAGAAATTCGTTCTCTAGATGGAGAAGTGCTAGGTACTCATGATGGGTTGATGTACTATACGATTGGCCAACGAAAAGGACTTGGAATCGGTGGAAAAGGAACAGGGGAACCTTGGTATGTCGTCGATAAAGATTTAGAAAACAACGTTTTACTCGTCGCTCAAGGTAAAAATCATCCTGCTCTGTTTTCTACCGGTCTTATTGCATCGAACATCAGCTTTATTAACGGGGATGTTCGTCCACGTACATTTGCATGTACAGCTAAATTCAGATACCGTCAAGAAGATCAGAAAGTAACCGTTCATATTCGTCCGAATGGAACGGCTTTTGTGGAATTCGAAAAACCAGTTAAAGCCGTTACTCCAGGACAAGTAGCGGTATTTTATGACAATGATGTTTGTCTTGGCAGTGCGATTATTGACGAAGTGATAAAAATGGATGCTTCAACTGCCACTGCGGCATCTTAA
- the adhP gene encoding alcohol dehydrogenase AdhP, translating into MKAAVVSKEKTVSVVDKQLRPLKHGEALVQMEYCGVCHTDLHVKNGDFGDVTGVVLGHEGVGKVVEVAEGVTSLKVGDRVAIPWLYESCGHCEYCTTGRETLCRNVKNAGYTVDGAMAEQAIVVANYVVKVPDNLDPAAATSITCAGVTTYKAVKVSDIRPGQWIGVFGIGGLGSLAVQYAKNVFGARVVAFDINDDKLAFAKEMGADVTVNSLKENPKEKVLEITDGKGLDACVVTAVAKAPFNQAVDVVKAGARVVAVGLPVDKMDLDIPRLVLDGIQVVGSLVGTRQDLKEAFQFAAEGKVVPRVTLRKLEEINDIMEEMEQGKFTGRMVIDFTN; encoded by the coding sequence TTGAAAGCTGCAGTTGTATCAAAAGAAAAAACGGTGAGTGTGGTGGACAAACAATTACGTCCGCTTAAACATGGTGAAGCTTTGGTGCAGATGGAATATTGCGGAGTTTGCCACACAGATTTGCATGTGAAAAACGGGGATTTTGGGGATGTCACAGGTGTTGTTCTTGGCCATGAAGGCGTTGGAAAAGTCGTTGAAGTGGCTGAAGGGGTCACTTCCTTAAAAGTCGGCGACCGGGTAGCCATTCCTTGGTTATACGAAAGCTGTGGCCATTGCGAGTATTGCACAACGGGAAGAGAAACGTTGTGTCGAAATGTAAAAAATGCCGGCTATACGGTTGACGGAGCCATGGCGGAACAGGCGATCGTGGTTGCCAATTATGTGGTAAAAGTGCCTGACAACTTGGATCCGGCAGCTGCCACTTCCATTACATGCGCCGGAGTGACAACATATAAAGCGGTAAAAGTGTCGGATATCCGGCCTGGGCAATGGATTGGCGTATTTGGCATTGGCGGTTTAGGAAGCCTGGCTGTCCAATATGCAAAAAATGTATTTGGCGCAAGAGTAGTCGCATTCGATATTAATGACGATAAATTGGCCTTTGCAAAAGAAATGGGAGCAGATGTCACGGTGAATTCGTTAAAAGAAAATCCGAAAGAAAAAGTCCTTGAAATCACAGATGGAAAAGGATTGGACGCTTGCGTTGTGACAGCTGTGGCGAAAGCACCATTCAACCAGGCTGTAGATGTCGTAAAAGCAGGCGCCCGGGTTGTTGCAGTTGGTTTGCCTGTTGATAAAATGGATCTTGATATTCCTCGCCTTGTGCTGGACGGCATTCAAGTGGTCGGTTCCCTCGTCGGTACCCGCCAAGATTTGAAAGAAGCGTTCCAATTTGCAGCTGAAGGAAAAGTAGTACCTAGAGTAACCCTCCGAAAACTTGAAGAAATCAATGATATTATGGAAGAAATGGAGCAAGGAAAGTTCACTGGTCGAATGGTGATCGATTTTACGAACTAA
- the queD gene encoding 6-carboxytetrahydropterin synthase QueD: protein MLDFRIVDKLQKLDEDIQRDQLRYHSKRVLVSKEFTFDAAHHLHAYEGKCKNLHGHTYKVVLGVSGYPDDRGLVIDFADLKDIWKEKIEIYLDHRYLNETLPPMNTTAENMVVWIYEKLAEALQEKGFDGARVEFIRLYETPTSYAEARREWMESE, encoded by the coding sequence ATGTTAGATTTTAGAATTGTTGATAAGCTTCAAAAACTAGATGAAGATATTCAAAGAGACCAATTGAGATATCACTCGAAGCGTGTGCTCGTCAGCAAGGAATTTACATTTGATGCCGCCCATCATTTGCATGCATATGAAGGGAAATGCAAAAACCTCCATGGGCATACGTACAAAGTAGTGCTTGGAGTAAGCGGATATCCGGATGATCGAGGGTTAGTTATTGATTTTGCTGACCTTAAAGACATTTGGAAAGAAAAAATTGAAATCTATTTGGACCACCGCTATTTAAATGAAACGTTGCCGCCAATGAATACAACAGCTGAGAATATGGTCGTTTGGATTTATGAAAAATTGGCGGAAGCGTTGCAGGAGAAAGGTTTTGACGGGGCGCGGGTAGAATTTATTCGACTCTATGAGACTCCTACAAGTTATGCAGAAGCTAGACGGGAGTGGATGGAAAGTGAGTAA
- a CDS encoding LLM class oxidoreductase translates to MEKFKNHKGYSRMYQENKLTLGLFFPIESYMGDVPEMNIEKQMKLAKRAEELNFASLFVRDVPLRDPNFGDVGQIYDPFTYLGYVAANTEKIALGTGSIILTLRHPLHVAKAAASVDRLSGERLILGVATGDRPIEFPAFAVNPEDRSELFREAVAVIRKAWKEHFPTIDSARVHLANGDLLPKPKLSDIPLMVTGHSGQSPEWIAENSDGWIYYPRGFKFQKMLIDNWRSLTDEFKPFTQSLYIDLTEDPNHVPIPIHLGFRTGRNFVIEFLAALQDAGVNHVIINLKYGQRPVEEVIEELGEFVLPHFPALS, encoded by the coding sequence ATGGAAAAATTTAAAAATCACAAAGGGTATTCACGCATGTATCAAGAAAACAAACTAACTTTAGGATTGTTCTTTCCGATTGAATCGTATATGGGCGATGTCCCTGAGATGAATATAGAAAAGCAAATGAAGTTAGCCAAACGAGCAGAAGAACTCAATTTCGCTTCATTATTTGTGAGAGATGTACCGTTGCGCGATCCTAATTTCGGGGATGTCGGGCAAATATATGACCCGTTTACGTATTTAGGGTATGTTGCTGCCAACACAGAAAAGATTGCCTTGGGAACGGGAAGTATTATTTTAACATTGCGCCATCCTCTTCATGTCGCAAAAGCGGCGGCTTCTGTAGACAGATTATCTGGTGAAAGACTTATTCTCGGTGTCGCAACAGGTGACCGTCCAATCGAGTTTCCAGCGTTCGCTGTGAATCCAGAAGATCGGAGCGAATTATTCCGAGAAGCAGTGGCTGTCATAAGAAAAGCATGGAAAGAGCATTTTCCGACCATTGACTCTGCACGAGTTCATCTAGCCAATGGAGATCTTTTACCAAAACCGAAATTGTCAGACATCCCATTAATGGTGACAGGTCACAGCGGACAGTCTCCTGAATGGATTGCTGAGAATAGTGATGGTTGGATTTACTATCCACGCGGATTCAAATTTCAAAAAATGTTAATTGATAATTGGCGTTCGTTAACAGACGAATTTAAGCCGTTTACCCAATCGCTTTATATTGATTTGACGGAAGACCCAAATCATGTACCAATCCCGATTCATCTTGGATTCCGTACGGGGCGAAATTTCGTTATCGAATTTCTTGCAGCTTTACAGGATGCAGGTGTGAACCATGTCATCATCAACTTAAAATATGGCCAACGCCCAGTAGAAGAAGTGATCGAAGAATTAGGTGAATTTGTGCTTCCACACTTTCCGGCTTTATCATGA
- a CDS encoding phosphoribosylaminoimidazolesuccinocarboxamide synthase: MKHIYTGKTKNVYELEDGNYLLEFKDDVTGVDGVFDPGANTVGLTIEGAGLAGLKLTKYFFELLNEKGIPTHFIEADIDKKTMKVKPAETFGKGLEVICRFRAVGSFLRRYGLYAQEGQPLDAFVEVTIKDDEREDPPISEDALDMLGILSKAEYKVLKELTQKIAGIVKEELAKKGIELYDIKFEFGRDKETNEIMLIDEISGGNMRAYKNGEYIEPLELEKLILEG; the protein is encoded by the coding sequence ATGAAGCACATTTACACTGGTAAAACGAAAAATGTTTACGAATTGGAAGATGGCAACTATTTATTGGAATTCAAAGATGACGTAACAGGCGTTGACGGGGTATTTGACCCAGGTGCCAACACGGTGGGATTGACAATTGAAGGTGCCGGACTTGCAGGATTGAAATTGACGAAATATTTTTTCGAATTGCTTAATGAAAAAGGCATCCCAACGCATTTTATTGAAGCGGATATCGATAAAAAGACGATGAAAGTGAAACCGGCGGAAACATTCGGCAAAGGGTTGGAAGTGATTTGCCGCTTCCGTGCAGTGGGAAGTTTCTTACGTCGATATGGTTTATATGCACAAGAAGGGCAACCTCTTGATGCCTTTGTGGAAGTGACAATCAAAGACGATGAACGGGAAGACCCGCCAATCAGCGAAGATGCGTTGGACATGCTTGGCATTTTATCCAAAGCGGAATACAAAGTGTTAAAAGAACTTACACAAAAAATCGCCGGCATTGTAAAAGAAGAATTGGCGAAAAAAGGCATCGAACTTTACGATATTAAATTCGAATTCGGCCGTGATAAAGAAACGAATGAAATCATGTTGATCGACGAAATTTCCGGCGGCAACATGCGCGCCTACAAAAATGGCGAATATATCGAGCCGTTGGAATTGGAAAAATTGATTTTGGAAGGATAA
- a CDS encoding transposase family protein, whose product MSHHHSIRNLLNIKDKNITFDENFCAEELIKGVQSKVFYGQFTYQPKACYACGHVFDDQIIKHGFKTSLIKMPSVSGFHTYLKLRKQRYFCKHGHATFT is encoded by the coding sequence ATGTCTCACCATCATTCTATACGAAACCTACTCAATATAAAAGATAAAAATATCACATTTGATGAAAATTTTTGTGCAGAAGAACTCATTAAAGGGGTCCAATCAAAAGTCTTTTATGGACAATTCACTTACCAACCAAAAGCGTGCTATGCTTGTGGACATGTCTTCGATGATCAAATCATTAAACACGGTTTTAAAACGTCTCTCATTAAAATGCCTAGTGTTTCAGGTTTTCATACCTATTTAAAATTGCGTAAACAGCGTTATTTCTGTAAACATGGTCATGCCACGTTTACTTGA
- the queE gene encoding 7-carboxy-7-deazaguanine synthase QueE, whose protein sequence is MSKIPVMEIFGPTIQGEGMVIGQKTMFVRTAGCDYSCEWCDSAFTWDGSGKELIRQMTAEEIWTELKRLGGDGFSFVTISGGNPALIRNLEGLVRILKENGIQIGVETQGSRWQDWLYDVNQVTISPKPPSSGMKTDFTVLTEIIDKLNARNGNQHISLKVVVFDEEDYEYAKKVHLRYPTIPFFLQVGNDDTTTKDQTKLVSHLLKKYERLINKVMADEELQNVKVLPQLHTLVWGNKRGV, encoded by the coding sequence GTGAGTAAAATTCCCGTTATGGAGATTTTTGGCCCTACCATTCAGGGAGAAGGGATGGTCATCGGGCAAAAGACGATGTTTGTTCGCACGGCAGGCTGTGACTACTCTTGTGAATGGTGCGACTCAGCCTTTACATGGGATGGCAGCGGTAAAGAGTTGATTCGGCAAATGACCGCAGAAGAAATTTGGACGGAATTGAAACGGCTTGGCGGAGACGGATTCTCTTTTGTAACGATCTCAGGCGGCAACCCGGCATTAATTCGGAATTTAGAAGGATTAGTGCGGATTTTAAAGGAGAATGGAATCCAAATTGGCGTCGAAACTCAAGGCTCTAGATGGCAAGATTGGCTGTACGATGTAAATCAAGTGACGATTTCCCCAAAACCGCCAAGTTCTGGGATGAAAACAGATTTTACTGTGCTTACTGAAATCATAGATAAGCTAAATGCCCGAAACGGCAACCAGCACATTTCATTGAAAGTCGTTGTATTTGATGAGGAAGATTATGAATATGCAAAAAAAGTACATTTAAGATATCCGACTATTCCATTTTTCTTACAGGTTGGCAATGATGACACAACTACAAAAGATCAAACGAAACTCGTTAGCCACTTACTGAAAAAATATGAAAGGCTCATTAACAAAGTAATGGCAGATGAGGAATTACAAAACGTGAAAGTACTGCCGCAACTCCATACCCTTGTGTGGGGGAATAAAAGAGGCGTGTAG
- a CDS encoding transposase produces MAKNCCISNNTKVSIAFNAKDKISEKDIAMKHHVSHATVSRVIDSFYIYYQPNVHYLPKHLCFDEFKSVKSAAGAMSFIFCDSETGEIVDIVEDRRLPVLKDFLRYSKKARDAVKTIVIDMYSPYISLIQEVFPKAEIVLDKFHILQLFSRALNKTRINVMNRDKKNYNKLKTYWKLLLKDIYIDPSAKELVDALRRM; encoded by the coding sequence GTGGCTAAAAACTGTTGCATTTCCAACAATACCAAAGTATCAATTGCTTTTAACGCCAAAGATAAAATCTCCGAAAAAGATATTGCGATGAAACATCATGTTTCTCATGCCACTGTCAGTCGAGTCATTGACAGCTTTTATATCTACTATCAACCAAATGTTCACTACCTTCCAAAGCATTTGTGTTTTGATGAGTTTAAATCAGTGAAATCCGCAGCTGGAGCGATGTCCTTTATTTTCTGCGACTCTGAAACGGGGGAGATTGTGGATATCGTGGAGGACCGGAGATTACCTGTCCTCAAAGATTTCTTACGGTATTCCAAGAAGGCGAGAGATGCGGTAAAAACGATTGTCATCGATATGTACAGCCCTTATATTTCCTTAATCCAAGAAGTTTTCCCTAAAGCGGAAATCGTACTCGACAAATTCCATATCCTCCAACTATTTAGCAGAGCTTTAAACAAAACGCGCATCAACGTCATGAATCGGGATAAAAAGAATTACAATAAATTGAAAACATACTGGAAGCTCCTTCTGAAAGATATTTATATTGATCCAAGTGCAAAAGAATTAGTTGATGCACTTAGACGAATGTAA
- a CDS encoding VOC family protein: MIQIGKITIYVEDQEQAKDFWINKVGFVLKFEQPMGPGMAWIEVGPENDFATLVLYSKALMKKQKPENVAHPTLLFSTPNIEEAYERLKNNGVKVDELQKFPYGSMFTFYDQDGNQYLLREDK; the protein is encoded by the coding sequence ATGATCCAAATTGGAAAAATCACAATCTATGTTGAAGATCAGGAACAGGCAAAAGATTTTTGGATTAACAAAGTAGGGTTTGTATTGAAATTCGAACAGCCGATGGGGCCTGGGATGGCGTGGATTGAGGTGGGGCCTGAAAATGATTTTGCGACATTGGTGCTATACTCAAAAGCATTGATGAAGAAACAAAAACCGGAAAATGTCGCTCATCCAACCCTCCTTTTCAGCACACCGAACATTGAAGAAGCGTATGAGCGGTTGAAAAATAATGGCGTAAAGGTGGATGAACTACAAAAATTCCCTTATGGTTCGATGTTCACTTTCTATGACCAAGATGGAAATCAGTATTTGTTGAGAGAAGATAAATAA
- a CDS encoding RrF2 family transcriptional regulator, with product MNSDFSIAVHCVAYLAQKQSQRVTSEDIAQSVSVHPARLRKILSILRKENIITSKEGAKGGFSLNDSPEHITLDKIFKITSEETLVPKCPDSNENCPIGRNLSNILIRVFHNAEEHFLNYLKGVTIKDIIDEINSS from the coding sequence ATGAATAGCGATTTTTCGATTGCCGTTCACTGCGTCGCTTACCTGGCCCAAAAGCAAAGCCAACGAGTGACCAGTGAAGACATTGCCCAAAGTGTTTCTGTCCACCCAGCAAGATTAAGGAAAATTTTGAGCATATTAAGGAAAGAAAATATTATTACTTCTAAAGAAGGGGCAAAAGGCGGATTCTCTTTAAACGATTCACCGGAACATATTACGTTAGACAAAATATTTAAAATCACTAGTGAGGAAACGCTTGTACCGAAATGCCCTGATTCCAATGAGAATTGTCCAATAGGCAGAAACCTATCAAATATACTCATTCGCGTTTTTCACAATGCGGAAGAACACTTTTTAAATTATTTAAAAGGTGTAACGATCAAAGATATCATTGATGAAATCAATAGTAGTTAG
- a CDS encoding sugar phosphate isomerase/epimerase family protein → MLKEIGYDATHLSVWHGERWRDVEKLKNVKEKYGLDVAGVYVVLDLSLGEDHPRNTGILKMLEIMEGCSTVELAIQSVGHHIRPSDPKGDDIAVKWLEKALKIAERRNINILLYTHLSFWVERHEDAVRLCKRLNHPNLGAVDGTNLLGTLRAVSPYLKQVNISGSRRDPHGFGGVATIEPLDVGELDNFALLGQLKKMGYNGMIGYQGWGEGGDAYSKLSRSLKAFRDMERRLEAHPHWADLRLTP, encoded by the coding sequence ATGCTAAAAGAGATCGGGTATGATGCGACCCATTTATCCGTCTGGCACGGAGAACGGTGGAGAGATGTAGAGAAGCTGAAAAACGTTAAGGAGAAATATGGACTGGATGTCGCTGGCGTGTACGTTGTGTTAGACCTTTCATTAGGTGAGGACCATCCAAGAAATACAGGTATTTTAAAAATGCTGGAGATCATGGAAGGATGCTCCACGGTCGAGCTGGCGATTCAATCTGTCGGACATCATATACGCCCTTCAGACCCTAAAGGGGACGACATCGCTGTGAAGTGGCTGGAAAAAGCACTAAAGATTGCTGAACGAAGAAACATTAATATCTTGCTTTACACACACTTATCATTCTGGGTTGAACGCCATGAAGATGCAGTAAGACTTTGCAAGCGTCTCAATCATCCTAATCTCGGCGCAGTCGATGGAACAAACCTATTAGGTACGCTTAGAGCGGTATCCCCTTACTTAAAACAAGTAAACATTTCTGGCAGCCGCCGAGATCCTCACGGTTTTGGGGGAGTGGCGACAATCGAGCCTTTGGATGTCGGAGAGTTAGATAATTTTGCGTTGCTTGGACAGCTTAAAAAGATGGGCTATAATGGGATGATTGGCTACCAAGGTTGGGGTGAAGGAGGCGACGCTTACAGCAAGCTAAGCCGTTCACTCAAAGCGTTCCGCGATATGGAGCGTAGACTTGAGGCACACCCACATTGGGCGGATTTAAGATTAACTCCATAA